DNA from Actinoplanes sp. SE50/110:
CACCTTGGCGAGCTCCGCGGGCTGCGGCCCGCCGGCCTGGGGCCGTTCCACGATCCCGTCGGTGTAGAGCAGCAGCAGGTCCCCGGTCGCCAGCCGGTCGTGCCGGATCGGGAAGACCCCGCCGGTGCCGAGCGGCGACCCGCCGCTGGCGGCGAGGTAGCGGGTGGTCCCGTCGGGTCCGCTGACCAGCGGCGGCGGGTGTCCGGCCGTGCAGTAGTCCAGCGCACCGCCGGCCGGGTCGAGCAGCACCAGGCACACGGTGGCCGCGTGCGCCGCCTGCATCCGCCCGGCGAACCGGTCGGCGGCCGCCAGCGCCTCCTCGATCGGCGCGCCGGAGTCGAGGCGTTCCCGCAGCACCGCCCGCAGCTGCCCCATGGCGCCGGACGCGGTGATGCCGTGCCCGACCACGTCGCCGACGACCAGGGCCACCCGCCCGTCCGGCCGGGCCACCGCGTCGAACCAGTCGCCGCCGGCCGCGGTGTCCGCGTCGGCGAGCAGGTAGCTCGCGGCCACCTGCAGGCCGGGCAGCACCGGCAGCCCTGGTGGCAGCAGTTCCCGCTGCAGCTCGGTGATCACGTCCCGGCCCTGCTCGTAGCGCTGCCGCAGCCGGGCGGCCTCGGCCTCGGCGGCCTGCCGGGTGCGGGCGATCTCGGTGACGTCGAACGCGGCGCCGATCACCCCGCGCAGTGTCCCGTCCGGGTCGCGCCACGGCACGATGGTGAAGGTCGCGAACATCTCGTGCACCGAGCCGTCCGGCATGTCCAGGTGGGCCCGCCACTGCTGGCCGGCGATCGGCTCACCGGTCCGGTACACCTGGTAGTACGCGTCGACGAACTGCTGCCCGGCCAGGTCGCTGAGCACCTCCCGGCAGGGCCGGCCGATGATGTCCCGCCCGGGCAGCACCGCCCTGGTCGCCGCGTTCGCGCCGACCAGGAGCAGCTCCGGTCCCTCGAAAACGGCCACGATGAACGGCAGCTGATCCACCGCGGACAGCATCGCCCGAAGATCGCCGCCCGCCGGAATGTCCACGCCCGTCACCATGCCATCGTGCCGGAAACCGCGCCACGCGGACCCGGGGGTCACTCGGCCAGGGGCAGTTCGATGGTGTGCGAGGTGTGCGACGCCTTGGCCCGCAGGTACCGGACGTTGGCCGCGGAGACGTGCACCCCGGTCGGGATCCGCTGGGTCACCGCGACGCCGAGGCCTTCCAGCTGCAGGGCCTTGTCGGGGTTGTTGCTGAGCAGCCGGATCCGGTCGACGCCGACCGCCTGCAGCATCTGCGCCGCCGCCGTGTAGTCGCGTTCGTCCTCGCCGCGCCCCAGCGCCAGGTTCGCCTCATAGGTGTCCAGCCCGTCGTCCTGCAGCGCGTACGCGTCCAGCTTGGCGTACAGCCCGATGCCCCGCCCCTCCTGCCGCAGGTAGAGCAGGAAGCCGCCCTGCTCGGTGATCCGCTCGGCGGCCTCGCGCAGCTGCGGCCCGCAGTCGCAGCGCTGGCTGCCGAACACGTCGCCGGTCAGGCACTCGCTGTGCGGGCGGACCAGCGGCGCCCGGCCGCCGGCCGCCGACTTGGTCAGCGCCCGCCGCCAGTCGCCGAGGCCCAGCGCCAGGTGCTCGCGGCCGTCCGCCAGCCCGTCGAAGGTCATCACCTGGGCGGTGGTGGCGTATCCGTCGGAAAACCGCAGCGGCACGGTCACCTGTCGTCGGATGCTGGCCTTCACCATCGGTCCTCCTCATTTTTGGCGCTGTGGCAGAGGCTGTGCCCGAAGATCGGCCGCCGCACACCGCGGATTATCGTGGACGCACGATGGATGAGCGTCCTTACATTTTGCTGAGCTGCGGGATGTCGATCGACGGCTATCTCGACGACACGTCCGCGGACCGCCTGCTCCTGTCGAACGACGCGGATTTCGACCGGGTCGACGAGGTCCGCGCCGGCTGTGACGCGATCCTGGTCGGTGCCTCGACGATCCGCCAGGACAATCCGCGTCTGCTGATCCGCTCGGCGCAGCGCCGGGCGCGGCGGCTGGTCCGGGGGAAACCGGCGAATCCGGTGAAGGTGACCGTGACCGGTCGCGGTGACCTCGACCCGGAGGCGGCGTTCTTCACCGCGGGCGAGTCGGCGAAACTGGTCTACTGCGCCACCGGCGCGCTGGCGGCGACCCGGGACCGGCTGGGCGCGGCGGCCACCGTGGTGGACGGCGGCGACCCGGTCGACGTCCGCCGGGTCAGCGCCGACCTGGCCCGGCGCGGCGTGCGCCGGCTGATGGTCGAGGGTGGCGGCACCATGCACACCCAGTTCCTCACCGGCGACCTCGCCGACGAGTTGCAGCTGGTGATCGCGCCGTTCTTCGTCGGGGACTCCCGCGCGCCGCGGTTCGTGCACGACGGCGACTTCCCGGCCGGGCCGAAGAATCGCGCGCGGCTCGCCGAGGTCCGCCAGATCGGCGACGTGGTGCTGCTCCGCTACGCGCTCTCCGACCGCTTCAGCTGAGCGGATCAAACCCCGACCCCGCTGCTGTACGCCGGTTGCCGCACCGTGGTCGCGCGACGCACCCGCACCGGCCCTGCCGGCAGGGGCTCGGCGGTGACCAGGGGCGCGGCGGGGGTGGTCGACCGTACGCGCGAATCGGGTCGGGCCGCAACCGGCCGCCGCAGTTTCCGCGCGGCACGGACCGCGACCACGATCGCGCCCGGCGCCGCCGCGACGAAGGCACAGATGCCGTAGGCGACCGCGATCGTCACGCCCTGTTCGGCACTCAGCCCGGCCGCGCCGAAGGCCCAGGCCAGCACGCCCTCGCGGGGCCCCCAGCCGCCGACGTTCAGCGGGATGCCCATCGCCAGCAGCGCCAGCAGCAGCATCGGGGCGAGCCGCAGCAGCGACGCGCCGTTCCCGGCGACCCGGGCCGCGACCAGGAAGGTCGCCAGGTGCCCGGCGAGGACCATGGCCGAGGCGAACAGCACGCCCGGCCAGTTGCGGCGGGCCAGCAGGCCGGAGCGGATCTCGGCGGCCCCGGTGCGGGTGGCGCCGGCCAGTTTCACGCTGCCCCGCCGGGCCCGCCGGAGCACCCCGACGGTCAGCAGCGCGACGACCGCGACCGTGCCGGCGACCACGGCGACCGTCTCCCCGTGCTCGCCGAGGACGGTCAGCACCGGCGACGGCACGGTGAACAGCACCGCCCCGCCGACCACCAGCAGCACCAGCTGCCCGGCGGTGCGTTCCAGGACGACCGCGCGCACGCCGCGCCCCACGTCGCCCTCCTCGCGGCCGTGCGAGACGGCCCGGCCGACGTCGCCGAGCACCCCGCCGGGAAGTGCCGCGTTCAGGAACAGCGCCTGGTAGTAGTCGGCGGTGGCGTCCCGCAGCGACAGCTTCAGGCCCAGCCCGCGGGCCACCAGGCACCACCGCCACGCGCTGAGCACCGTGGTCACCACGCCGATCCCGAAGGCCAGCGCGAGCGTGCCGGCGTCGAGCACCCGCAGCCCGTCCAGGAAGGCGCCGGTGCCGAGTCGCCACAGCACCAGCACGATGATCCCGGCACCGCCGAGCAGGCGCACCCATGCCCAGAACGATCGCGTCGTCACTTTCCCGTCCCCTCGTCGATCCCTCAGGGACTAGTACGCCCGACCGCCGTGACTCGGTTCAGTCGAAGATCGCTAAAACATCCTTGTGGCCCACCGAGATCTCCGGAAGGGCCGCCGCACGCTCCGCCAGATAGTCATCGAAGCGCAGATCAGGACGCTGCTCGGCGGCCGCACCGACCCAGCCGCGCAACCATTCGGCGGTCAGTTCGGGCCGCGCCGCGCCGAGCCGCCAGGGGCTCTCCCGGGTGAGGATGCGCGCACCGGCCTTCGCGAAGGCGGCCGCGGCGTAGTCCCCGGCCTCCGGTCCGAGACGCGCGTCACGACGCTGATGGTCGTTGAAAGCCTGTCGTACGTCGTCGTCGCGCGGATCGGGGGGCGTCAACCGCACCACCCCGGTCACCGAGAGGGTGAACAGCACGTTCGCCCGGGCCTGCGCGCACACCTCGACCAGCCGGTCCACCTCGGCGGCGGTCAGCACGTCCAGCAGCGCCGAACAGGTGACCAGGTCGGCCCCGGTCAGGTCGTCGCGGGTCAGCGCGGTCACGTCGCGCTCGTCGATCGCCACGTTCACCCCGTCCGGCATCCGGTCGGCGGCGATCTCCAGCAGGTCGTGGTCGCGGTCGGTGAGGATCCAGAACTGCGGCATCGGCAGCCGGGGCGCCAGCCACCGGCCCATCGACCCGGTGCCGCAGCCCAGGTCGCGGATCACCTTGACCGGATGCGGCAGCAGGCCGGCCAGGTCGGCCGCGCGGGCGTCGGCGTCGGCGGGCTCGCGCAGGGCCAGCCAGTCGGCGCTGAATTCTCCGGTCATGGAGTTCCTTCCTCGATGATTCTCAGGATCGTGGTGAGCCGGCGGGCCGTCTCGTCCCAGCCGGTCAGGGTCGCGCGGCGGGCGACGGCCCGGCGCCGCCAGCGCGCCCGCAGGTCGCTGTCGGTGAGCCAGGCGCGCAGGACGTCCGCGAGCCCGTCCGGGTCGTCCGGGGCCAGGAGCTTGCCGGGTACGCCGTCCGGGGTGCCGCCGAGCGCCTGCGGGACGCCGCCGACGTGGGTGGCCACCACCGGGAGGGCGTGCGCGAGCGCCTCGGTGATCACCATGCCGTAGGTTTCCGCGCGCGACGGCAGAACGAAGAGGTCGGCGTTCGCGTAGGCGGCCTCGAGGTCCGCCCCGGCGAGCGGCCCGGTGAACCGGACGTTCCCGGAATGGGCGGGGATCGGGCCCGCGCCGGCGAAGGTGCACTCCCAGTCCAGGTCGGTGAGGGTCCCCAGAGCACGCAGCAGGACGTCCTGGCCCTTGCGGTGGGTGAGCGACGCCACACAGAGCAGGTGGCGGCCGCTGGGGGAGCCGGTCGACGGCGGGGCGGGATCGACGCCGGGAGCCGCGACGTGCACCCGGGCGATGCCGTGCATGCCGGCGACGTGCGCGGCGGCCTGGTCGCTGGTGGCGATCACCCCGGCGGCCAGGTGCAGGGCGCGGCCCTCCAGGGCCTTCAGTTCGGCGGCCGCGGTTGGGGAGAGGCCGGTCTCGTCGCTGAGCGGCAGGTGGACCAGGATCACCAGACGCAGCCGACGGGCGTGCGGGGCGAGGAGTTCCGGGACGCCGCACGCGACCAGGCCGTCGAGCAGCACGGTGTGCCCGTCGGGGATCGCCGCCATGGTCCGGGACAGGCGCCGGCGGGCGTCCGCGGCGGGGCGTGGCCAGGAGCCGGGCAGAGCGGTCTCGCGTACCGCCGGATGATCGAGCGGAGCCGCAGCCGGCTCGCGCTGCGTGCCGCGCGCCCGGTTCGCGGTGATCTCCCGCAGGACCCGGCGGTCGTAGCGGTTGCCGCCGCTCGGTGCCGCCGGGTCGTCGATGCCGCCCGGCAGCACCACGTGGAGCGGGGTGTTCACCGCAGGGTTCGCTCGTAGCTCGCCCAGGCGATGTGCGACTCGTGCAGGGTGACCTGGAGGCCGGTGAGACCGGTGGCGCCCGGGCCGAGTTCGCCCGCGGAGATCCGGACGGCCAGCCGGTCGGCGATCACCTTGGCCAGGAACTCGGTGGACGTGTTGACGCCGGTGAACTCCGGGTCCTCGTCCAGGTTGCGGTAGCTCAGGCCGGAGCAGATGGTGTGCAGCTTCTCACTGGCCAGGCCGATGTCGACGACGATGTTGTCCTCGTCCAGCTCCGGGCGGCGGAAGGTGGCGTCGACCACGAAGGTGGCGCCGTGCAGCCGCTGCGCAGGTCCGAAGACCTCCCCGGAGAAGCTGTGCGCGATCATGATGTGGTCGCGGACGGTGACGCTGAACAAGGGCACTCCTCGGTCTGAAGGATCTTTGCAGGACAACGGTTACCCGGTCCGGAAAGATCAATTCCCGGTGGGGTAGTCGATCACGTGACACAGCGCCGGCAGGCTGCCGTCGGCCAGCCTCGGCATCACCTCGGGCAGCTCGTCGAACGCGGACCGGCCGGTCAGGAGGGCGTCGAAACGGTCGTCCCGCAAGAGATTCAAGGCTAGGTCCAGGCGTTGCGCGTACGTGCGGCCCCGCTGCGGGAGGATGCCGCCGACCTGACTGCCGCGGATGGTGAGGCGGCGGGAGTGGAAGAACTCGCCCAGGCGCAGGGGGACCTCGCGGTCGCCGTACCAGCTGAGCTCGACGACGGTCTTCTCCGGGGCGGCGAGCTCCAGGCTGCGGGCCAGGCCGGCCGGGTTGGCGCTGGCATGGATCACCAGGTCGCGGCCGTCCGCGGCGTCGTCGGGGAGGGCGAAGTCCACGCCCAGGGCGTCGGCGACGGTCCTGCGGCCGGGGTCGGCGTCGACGAGCTGGATCTCGGCGGCGGGGTAGGCGGCGAGGATGGCGGCCACCGAGGAGCCGACCATGCCGCCGCCGACGATCGTGATGCGGTCGCCGAGCTGGGGGTTGGCGTCCCAGACGGCGTTGACGGCGGTTTCCACCGTGCCGGCCAGGACCGCCCGCTCCGGGGGGACGCCGTCGGGCACGACGGTTATCTCCCGGTGCCCCACCACGTATCGGGTCTGATGCGGGAACAGGCAGAAGACTGTCCGATTCTTCAGGGAAGCTGGACCTTCCTCTACCGTGCCGACGTTGAGGTAGCCGTATTTGACCGGCGCCGGGAAGTCGCCCTCCTGGAACGGCGCCCGCATCGCCGACCACTGGTTCTCCGGCACCCGGCCCTGGAACACCAGCGTCTCCGTACCGCGGCTCACGCCGGAGTGCAGCGTGCGCACCAGCACCTCACCCGGACCCGGATCCCGCACCGATTCCGTGCGTATCTCCCCCGATCCGGGGCAAGCCAACCAAAAGGCCCTCGCGTCGAACACGAACCAACTCCTCTGAACCGAAAGTCCTCGACAAGCGTGTGAGTGGAGGACAGCGGTTAGACCCTAAGTCCAGGAGGCACGGTGACCATCACTACCGCCACGACGACCCCGTCCCGGGCGCCTTTCGCCGGGTTCGCCGCCCAGCTCGCGCTGATCGCGCTGCTGGCCGCGACGACGGGACTCACGCTGGCCGGTGGGCTCGCCGGAATCGCCTACGGCGCCGTCCTCTGCGGTCTGCTCGGCATGGCCCTGGACCGGGCCGGGCTCAGCTTCCTCGGCTGGGCCAACCTGGTCACCTTCGGCCGGGCCATCCTCACCGGCGGGGTGGCCGCCATGGTCACCGGCACCGTCCTCGGCCACCCGGCGCCGGTCTGGCCGCTGGTCACGATCGCCGCCGTCGCGCTCGCCATGGACGGCGTCGACGGACAGGTCGCCCGCCGCACCGGCACGTCGTCGTCGCTCGGCGCGCGCTTCGACATGGAGGTCGACGCGTTCCTGATCCTGGTGCTCAGCGGGTACGCCGCGGTCAGCCACGGCTGGTGGGCGCTGGCCATCGGCGGATTCCGGTACGCCTTCGTCGCCGCCTCCTGGGCGTACCCGTGGCTGAACGGCGCGCTGCCGGCGCGCTTCTCCCGCAAGGTGGTCGCCGCCCAGCAGGGCGTGCTGCTCGCGGTCGTGGCGACCGGGCT
Protein-coding regions in this window:
- a CDS encoding 6-carboxytetrahydropterin synthase, with amino-acid sequence MFSVTVRDHIMIAHSFSGEVFGPAQRLHGATFVVDATFRRPELDEDNIVVDIGLASEKLHTICSGLSYRNLDEDPEFTGVNTSTEFLAKVIADRLAVRISAGELGPGATGLTGLQVTLHESHIAWASYERTLR
- a CDS encoding glycosyltransferase family 4 protein, translating into MNTPLHVVLPGGIDDPAAPSGGNRYDRRVLREITANRARGTQREPAAAPLDHPAVRETALPGSWPRPAADARRRLSRTMAAIPDGHTVLLDGLVACGVPELLAPHARRLRLVILVHLPLSDETGLSPTAAAELKALEGRALHLAAGVIATSDQAAAHVAGMHGIARVHVAAPGVDPAPPSTGSPSGRHLLCVASLTHRKGQDVLLRALGTLTDLDWECTFAGAGPIPAHSGNVRFTGPLAGADLEAAYANADLFVLPSRAETYGMVITEALAHALPVVATHVGGVPQALGGTPDGVPGKLLAPDDPDGLADVLRAWLTDSDLRARWRRRAVARRATLTGWDETARRLTTILRIIEEGTP
- a CDS encoding zinc-binding alcohol dehydrogenase, which gives rise to MFDARAFWLACPGSGEIRTESVRDPGPGEVLVRTLHSGVSRGTETLVFQGRVPENQWSAMRAPFQEGDFPAPVKYGYLNVGTVEEGPASLKNRTVFCLFPHQTRYVVGHREITVVPDGVPPERAVLAGTVETAVNAVWDANPQLGDRITIVGGGMVGSSVAAILAAYPAAEIQLVDADPGRRTVADALGVDFALPDDAADGRDLVIHASANPAGLARSLELAAPEKTVVELSWYGDREVPLRLGEFFHSRRLTIRGSQVGGILPQRGRTYAQRLDLALNLLRDDRFDALLTGRSAFDELPEVMPRLADGSLPALCHVIDYPTGN
- a CDS encoding SpoIIE family protein phosphatase, with the protein product MDIPAGGDLRAMLSAVDQLPFIVAVFEGPELLLVGANAATRAVLPGRDIIGRPCREVLSDLAGQQFVDAYYQVYRTGEPIAGQQWRAHLDMPDGSVHEMFATFTIVPWRDPDGTLRGVIGAAFDVTEIARTRQAAEAEAARLRQRYEQGRDVITELQRELLPPGLPVLPGLQVAASYLLADADTAAGGDWFDAVARPDGRVALVVGDVVGHGITASGAMGQLRAVLRERLDSGAPIEEALAAADRFAGRMQAAHAATVCLVLLDPAGGALDYCTAGHPPPLVSGPDGTTRYLAASGGSPLGTGGVFPIRHDRLATGDLLLLYTDGIVERPQAGGPQPAELAKVVADATAGRALREPGSTAADRVCGQAIELLVRAGGHADDITLLAAQRVPVVPELALDLPAKPTELRGVRARLGRWLAELGASAQDVFVLQHALGELTTNAIEHGGGRTVTVRAVLTAAGRVEAVVTDHGGWRAPSRQPIRGRGLALTAQLVESLHVEPGPHGTVATVRHPLSRPARLLTRFDDAPRRAEPPAAMTVTELPGGDEARVRVDGPVDSTSAVALRQELLRRSRGGNVPMTVDLTGVDHLASAGVSALYLIAEQHHDRKAPLTLIAAPDSPSRHILDLVGLPVTP
- a CDS encoding CDP-alcohol phosphatidyltransferase family protein — its product is MTITTATTTPSRAPFAGFAAQLALIALLAATTGLTLAGGLAGIAYGAVLCGLLGMALDRAGLSFLGWANLVTFGRAILTGGVAAMVTGTVLGHPAPVWPLVTIAAVALAMDGVDGQVARRTGTSSSLGARFDMEVDAFLILVLSGYAAVSHGWWALAIGGFRYAFVAASWAYPWLNGALPARFSRKVVAAQQGVLLAVVATGLLPEWAAVGTLAFALASLTWSFGRDIRWLHRESAVQRQFDLITGRV
- the ribA gene encoding GTP cyclohydrolase II; translation: MVKASIRRQVTVPLRFSDGYATTAQVMTFDGLADGREHLALGLGDWRRALTKSAAGGRAPLVRPHSECLTGDVFGSQRCDCGPQLREAAERITEQGGFLLYLRQEGRGIGLYAKLDAYALQDDGLDTYEANLALGRGEDERDYTAAAQMLQAVGVDRIRLLSNNPDKALQLEGLGVAVTQRIPTGVHVSAANVRYLRAKASHTSHTIELPLAE
- a CDS encoding class I SAM-dependent methyltransferase, with amino-acid sequence MTGEFSADWLALREPADADARAADLAGLLPHPVKVIRDLGCGTGSMGRWLAPRLPMPQFWILTDRDHDLLEIAADRMPDGVNVAIDERDVTALTRDDLTGADLVTCSALLDVLTAAEVDRLVEVCAQARANVLFTLSVTGVVRLTPPDPRDDDVRQAFNDHQRRDARLGPEAGDYAAAAFAKAGARILTRESPWRLGAARPELTAEWLRGWVGAAAEQRPDLRFDDYLAERAAALPEISVGHKDVLAIFD
- a CDS encoding dihydrofolate reductase family protein codes for the protein MDERPYILLSCGMSIDGYLDDTSADRLLLSNDADFDRVDEVRAGCDAILVGASTIRQDNPRLLIRSAQRRARRLVRGKPANPVKVTVTGRGDLDPEAAFFTAGESAKLVYCATGALAATRDRLGAAATVVDGGDPVDVRRVSADLARRGVRRLMVEGGGTMHTQFLTGDLADELQLVIAPFFVGDSRAPRFVHDGDFPAGPKNRARLAEVRQIGDVVLLRYALSDRFS
- a CDS encoding lysylphosphatidylglycerol synthase transmembrane domain-containing protein: MTTRSFWAWVRLLGGAGIIVLVLWRLGTGAFLDGLRVLDAGTLALAFGIGVVTTVLSAWRWCLVARGLGLKLSLRDATADYYQALFLNAALPGGVLGDVGRAVSHGREEGDVGRGVRAVVLERTAGQLVLLVVGGAVLFTVPSPVLTVLGEHGETVAVVAGTVAVVALLTVGVLRRARRGSVKLAGATRTGAAEIRSGLLARRNWPGVLFASAMVLAGHLATFLVAARVAGNGASLLRLAPMLLLALLAMGIPLNVGGWGPREGVLAWAFGAAGLSAEQGVTIAVAYGICAFVAAAPGAIVVAVRAARKLRRPVAARPDSRVRSTTPAAPLVTAEPLPAGPVRVRRATTVRQPAYSSGVGV